A stretch of the Aphis gossypii isolate Hap1 chromosome 2, ASM2018417v2, whole genome shotgun sequence genome encodes the following:
- the LOC114119888 gene encoding uncharacterized protein LOC114119888 gives MKHESQHPELISNGKGKPFKKSISLSALGLGKLWRRRSVTITEYDPCYKVVYLGNVLTGIAKGEMCVEKPLCSLWKNYTCNQKPDVHMKLTITQSGLKAFTKEHGLTEYWSHRVTYCLASPQYPRIFCWVYRHEGRKLKQELRCHAVVCTKESVARQIAGQLRGRLAQALNEFKRDKISRQNARLSLANSVYENPSLPRRKILLSTGSHNYRPPLERSKSAPRLVSIEESLEEDDEPADSCAAFRRCRAENRLRTGTLRNRLGGLHGYRETAAATAAAITAATAAAATNATVDSTTDDAKVVGDIEKRLAKNLQLEEDGSTDDGTKPSQDVDCDSVESLPSYRDVVAEDQQSTSSSSSSTICVEQQQHELLPKYNEVIVDCPQGPEDVCYKYNSLVRDRKRLFESIGGGVGKRRDQFKRMSSDSELLGAYNNLVKNRKLLFEGCCPDHDGDDDLDVDEEDLDEEKDCGYPDDESTPSLQSISSGGSDACKKIAVDLDSLSEEDSDESGYVEAPPSRCPADVADHVDKEKELHKRNNHTMAARNASARRVGA, from the exons ATGAAGCACGAAAGTCAGCACCCAGAGCTCATTTCAAACGGAAAAGGAAAGCCTTTCAAAAAAAGCATCAGTTTAAGTGCCCTGGGTCTGGGAAAGCTGTGGCGAAGGCGATCTGTGACCATAACCGAGTACGATCCATGTTACAAGGTCGTCTATCTGGGTAACGTCCTCACTGGCATAGCCAAAG GTGAAATGTGTGTGGAGAAGCCGCTGTGCAGCCTGTGGAAAAACTACACGTGCAATCAAAAACCGGACGTGCACATGAAGCTGACTATCACACAGTCAGGCTTGAAGGCGTTTACCAAGGAGCATGGGTTGACCGAATACTGGAGCCACCGGGTCACCTATTGCCTGGCGTCGCCGCAATACCCTCGCATATTCTGCTGGGTGTACCGGCACGAAGGCCGCAAGCTCAAGCAAGAACTTCGATGCCATGCAGTTGTGTGCACCAAAGAATCGGTGGCTAGACAGATCGCAGGTCAACTGCGTGGACGTCTGGCGCAGGCGCTCAATGAATTCAAGCGGGACAAGATCAGCCGACAGAACGCCCGGCTATCGTTGGCCAACAGCGTGTACGAAAATCCGTCGTTGCCTCGGCGAAAGATCCTGTTATCCACGGGGTCACATAATTACAGGCCGCCATTGGAGCGATCCAAGTCGGCGCCGCGGCTCGTATCCATCGAAGAGAGCTTGGAAGAGGATGACGAACCAGCCGACTCCTGCGCAGCATTTAGGAGGTGCCGGGCTGAGAATCGTTTACGAACCGGCACGCTGCGCAACCGATTAGGTGGACTCCACGGTTATAGGGAAACAGCTGCGGCTACTGCAGCAGCCATTACTGCGgctaccgccgccgccgctactAACGCCACAGTTGATAGTACTACCGATGACGCTAAAGTGGTGGGCGACATCGAAAAACGACTGGCCAAAAACCTGCAGCTCGAGGAAGATGGATCAACCGATGACGGCACAAAACCATCTCAAGACGTAGATTGCGATTCGGTTGAATCACTACCATCTTATCGAGACGTCGTAGCTGAAGATCAACAGTCCACTTCCTCTTCTTCGTCATCGACGATTTGCGTCGAGCAACAGCAGCACGAACTGCTTCCCAAGTACAACGAAGTGATTGTCGATTGTCCACAGGGTCCAGAAGACGTGTGCTACAAATACAACAGTCTGGTCCGAGACCGAAAGAGGCTATTCGAGAGCATAGGTGGAGGCGTGGGTAAACGTCGCGATCAGTTCAAACGTATGAGCTCAGACTCAGAGCTGCTGGGCGCTTACAACAACCTAGTGAAAAACCGAAAGCTGTTATTCGAAGGATGTTGTCCAGACCACGACGGTGACGATGATTTAGACGTGGATGAGGAGGACTTGGATGAGGAAAAAGACTGTGGATATCCGGATGACGAGTCTACGCCTAGCTTACAGAGCATATCCAGTGGTGGGTCAGATGCGTGCAAAAAGATTGCCGTTGACCTAGACTCGCTGTCAGAGGAGGACAGCGATGAGAGTGGTTATGTGGAAGCGCCGCCGTCACGTTGTCCTGCCGACGTGGCCGACCATGTAGACAAGGAAAAAGAACTGCACAAACGCAACAATCATACTATGGCCGCCAGGAACGCTTCTGCTCGACGGGTCGGCGCGTAA